Sequence from the Puniceicoccus vermicola genome:
CGCCGGATCGCCGCCGAATTCTCTCTTTCGAAGCATCATCGAGGCGCTAAAATCCGCTACTCCTCGGGGGGAAATGGAGGCTGCGATAACGGCCTACGAGATCCTCTCCCGGCTCGCCTGGCAGCGGCGTCAACTTCATCCGGAGTCGGGCATGGGCGAAAGGCTCCGCAACCGAATGGACGCGCAGTTCGCCGACCCGAACCTCAACATCGAATCGTTGGCGGAGCAGGAGGGACTGCATCGGGCGACGGTCTATCGGATCTTTCTCCAAATCCACGGAATCTCACCGTCACAGTATCTGCAAAGAAGGCGCTTGGTGCACGGGCTGGCCCTTCTCGAACAATCGGAAAAATCGGTACAAGAGATTGCGTTGGCCTCCGGCTACACGGATCCGAACCATTTTGCGAAAGTGGTTCGACGGGCGACTGGATACGGCCCGACGAGGTTTCGCGAACGCGGTGGAGAGTTGAAATAGGAGATGTTGGGGTTGGTGCGCCGGTCCGAGTGTGAATCGAGTTCAGCGAGAGTGTTTGGAGTTCGTAGCGTTTGGCCGCGCAGCTAAAGCTGAGCGGGTTCGCCGGAACGGAGTAGGGCAGTAGCTTCAGCTGCGCCCCACGTATTTCTTGAAGGGCACTGGCGGGATGATCACCACCTCCCCAGTGATTCTCATCGGATATCTCGAGCGCGGAGTGTGTTTCGGAGAATGCGGAAGCGTCGGCCGGGGTTCGTTGCGTATCGCCGCGCAGCTGAAGCTGAGCGGGTACGTTGGCTCGGAGTGGTCTTCCCCCGAAAAAGTGGACAGTTTTCGGCTAGTTAAGTTGTGGTTGTAGATTGTAATATTGTTCAAGGTATCGTTGAGGCGAGATCATTCCTAAAGAGCTGTGTCTTCGCCGGCGATTGTAGAAGCATTCGATGTAGTCGAAGATGGCGCAGTGGGCTTGTTTTTTGTTATGGAAGCAACCGGAGTCGGGAAGCATCTCGGTTTTAAAGGAGGCGAAACAGCTCTCGGCGAAGGCGTTGTCGTAGCAGTATCCCTTGGCGCTCATGCTTTGTTTCCATTTTCCCAGAGCGGTTCGAAGGGGCCCGCTGGTATACTGGCAACCTCTATCGGAGTGGAAGATCGCAGTGGGATGGATCGGTAGTCTCAGACGGGCTTGGTCGATTGCCCGGACAGTTTGTTCGGCCGAGAGAGAGCAGGAGAGATTCCATCCAAGGATGAGACGGGAGAACAGGTCCATGACAACCGACAGATACATCCAACCCTCTTCGGTGGGGATATAGGTAATGTCGGCAACGAGTTGCTCACCGGGCTTGGT
This genomic interval carries:
- a CDS encoding helix-turn-helix transcriptional regulator, with protein sequence MLQRLQTLVFRPERVPRFPSATQVRSAGEYRVEPTWEERGRRKDFHQLFWLSSGEVEFRVKNELYRTREGEVFFYRPGEVHDIRLGRAGVHYFWMTLDSPGVEPLLEGFDFPGRHFPAGSPPNSLFRSIIEALKSATPRGEMEAAITAYEILSRLAWQRRQLHPESGMGERLRNRMDAQFADPNLNIESLAEQEGLHRATVYRIFLQIHGISPSQYLQRRRLVHGLALLEQSEKSVQEIALASGYTDPNHFAKVVRRATGYGPTRFRERGGELK
- a CDS encoding IS3 family transposase; the encoded protein is KKSREHTGRGPASGYAMIEAMRKDYSVCELCGALGLSRSGFYAWDTRKVAPGPRAVENQRIVAEIKTIHADRHMRCYGSPRITPELAERGLPCGENRVARLMRKEGLRGKLRRPWRPKTTKTDSKASPSPNLLKKEPAPTKPGEQLVADITYIPTEEGWMYLSVVMDLFSRLILGWNLSCSLSAEQTVRAIDQARLRLPIHPTAIFHSDRGCQYTSGPLRTALGKWKQSMSAKGYCYDNAFAESCFASFKTEMLPDSGCFHNKKQAHCAIFDYIECFYNRRRRHSSLGMISPQRYLEQYYNLQPQLN